CTTGTGTAGATTATCGGGACTCTGGTCGTCGGTCGAATCATAGATAGAAGAGGATCTGCAGTACCGTACACTATCGCACTTCTTTTGTTTATCGTTGGGCTGATCGCTGCCTCAACATCAGACGATACATATACCAAGATAGGAACGGGTATCCAATCTTTAGGTTTGAAAAACAAATAACCGAAGGAGGAGTTCACAATGATCATCGAGGTCAGTGATAAGGCATCAGAAAAAATCACCGAAATCTTATTAAGTGCGAATATCCGAAATCCATTTCTTAGAGTGGGTGTTGATGAAGGGGGATGCAGTGGATTATCCTACACCCTAGTCGTAGATGAACAGCAGGCAGAAGAGGACATTGTATTAAATAAAAAGGATTTTAGTATTTTGGTTCACCCGAATAGTATTCCATATATTGACGGGCTTGAAATTGACTATGAAGAGAGTGGAATGGTAGGCGGATTCACTATGAATAACCCTAATGCAAAAGCTTCATGTGGATGCGGAGCCAGTTTCAGAATGGCCAATTATCGTGGCGAAATAAAAAAATGTGATTAAACAGCAGAAAGGAGAGAAGAGGAATGATATCATTTGCAGTTTCCGAAAAAGCATTGGATTCATTTAAGAATGAATGGGATTTGGAAGAGGGTCAATATGTAAGAATTTATGCAAAATATGCCGGTGGAGGCTCAGATGCTTTCAATGTTGGAATAAATGCAAGTGCTACACCGATCGATCCAGCATGGGTTCAATCCATTGGTGGATTTCATTTCTTTGTTGAAAACACTGATGTTTGGATTTTACAGGATGAACTTCTTCAAATTGATTGTAATGAAGACGGCATATTTTCAACCAAAATCTCCTGAGCATCTTCTTGGGTGCAATGTACAGTAGAATATCTACTACACTTCTAGCAATTTTGCACACTATTGTCTATACTATTTTAAATAAATATCAGAATTGGATCTGATTTTAAAAGAAGCATGGTGCTAGGAAGCAGGTGCAGAACATTGATAAATTTGGACAAATTAGCAAAGGCATTTACTAAAGGTGTCTATGATATAGAAGATAGAAGCAGATTAGTTATCCAGCCCAAAAGTTTATTAAGTGAATTTACCACCGTTAAGCATGGATTTCTGTTTATCATTCGCGGGGGAGCCAGAATACGTGTGAATGGAACCGTATATGAATTACGGCCAGGGTCAGTTTTTCATGCGGCTCCAGGTATGCAAATGGATTCGCAGGTTATAGGACAATCAGAGCTTGAGTATTACTCCCTTTTTTATAAATTGGATATGCCAGAAGAAATGAATTGTACTACCGAATTTGACTCTCATTTCAAGCTGGAGCCAGGAGCCAATCTAAAAATTATTGAATTACTAATCATGCTTCATCAGAATACTCATCCATCCGGAGAGATTGGAAAGCTGCGTATCAAAGAGCTGTTCTTAAGCCTAATGCATCAGGTTCTGATTGCTTGCAGTTACAGAGAGAACGACAGTTCACCGAATCAAAGGATGGTAGACGAAGCCCTCGCATACATTAAACTCCATTATATGAATTCACTTACACTCGGTGAGTTAGCGGAACGGCATGCAATGAGTACGAACCGCTTCTCTTACTTCTTTCACAAATACACGGGGCTGCGCCCAATCGACTATGTCGTTAATTATCGTATGGAACGAGCTTGTGACTTACTCAAAGCAGGCAATTTTCCTATCCACGAGATTGCGGACCGTGTCGGTTATGACAATCCGCTGTATTTCAGCCGATTATTTAAAAAGAAATTCGGTGTTTCTCCATCTGCCTATAGATAATTAGATAATATACATATCGAGTTTCTTATACTTGAATTAAGTCTGTAGCTACTGGTGATAAACCAGAAGTGCAGATTTTT
This genomic stretch from Paenibacillus sp. FSL H7-0737 harbors:
- a CDS encoding HesB/IscA family protein codes for the protein MIIEVSDKASEKITEILLSANIRNPFLRVGVDEGGCSGLSYTLVVDEQQAEEDIVLNKKDFSILVHPNSIPYIDGLEIDYEESGMVGGFTMNNPNAKASCGCGASFRMANYRGEIKKCD
- a CDS encoding HesB/YadR/YfhF family protein, producing MISFAVSEKALDSFKNEWDLEEGQYVRIYAKYAGGGSDAFNVGINASATPIDPAWVQSIGGFHFFVENTDVWILQDELLQIDCNEDGIFSTKIS
- a CDS encoding helix-turn-helix domain-containing protein; translated protein: MINLDKLAKAFTKGVYDIEDRSRLVIQPKSLLSEFTTVKHGFLFIIRGGARIRVNGTVYELRPGSVFHAAPGMQMDSQVIGQSELEYYSLFYKLDMPEEMNCTTEFDSHFKLEPGANLKIIELLIMLHQNTHPSGEIGKLRIKELFLSLMHQVLIACSYRENDSSPNQRMVDEALAYIKLHYMNSLTLGELAERHAMSTNRFSYFFHKYTGLRPIDYVVNYRMERACDLLKAGNFPIHEIADRVGYDNPLYFSRLFKKKFGVSPSAYR